The following proteins come from a genomic window of Lolium rigidum isolate FL_2022 chromosome 5, APGP_CSIRO_Lrig_0.1, whole genome shotgun sequence:
- the LOC124654100 gene encoding small GTPase LIP1-like has protein sequence MFWKDSSARSSSSSGREQSGVGPFGQVRVLVVGDSGVGKSSLVHLLLNGSSIARPSQTVGCKVGIKHVTYGSAGGSSNNISSDAERNFFVELWDVSGHERYKACRSLFYTQINGVIFVYDLSQRKTKTNLNKWAVEVAETGTFIAPLGSGGPGGLPVPYLVIANKADLVPRDGTRVRNGSIVDVARQWIEKRGLLPSSEELPLTDSFPGNSGLNSAAKEARYDKEAVIKFFRMLIRRRYFSNEPAAPSPWSLTPREDSVLPVATLKDDADTFQRKSYSGEDYTFNGVLPLPAQRNLPPPPTPDPQPPVFSSDNYRYHRYSSPSLTEISSNRTSREKFNV, from the exons atgtTCTGGAAGGACAGCAGCGcccggagcagcagcagcagcggccggGAGCAGAGCGGCGTCGGGCCCTTCGGCCAGGTGCgcgtcctcgtcgtcggcgattCAG GTGTCGGTAAATCTTCACTGGTGCATCTTCTCTTAAATGGTTCTTCTATTGCTCGACCGTCTCAGACAGTAGGATGTAAAGTGGGCATTAAA CATGTTACTTATGGAAGTGCAGGGGGGTCTTCTAATAACATCAGCAGCGATGCTGAAAGGAACTTCTTTGTTGAGCTTTGGGATGTCTCAGGGCATGAACGATACAAAGCTTGTCGTTCACTTTTCTATACACAAATAAATG GTGTCATATTTGTATATGATCTCTCCCAGAGGAAGACCAAGACAAATTTGAATAAATGGGCAGTTGAAGTTGCTGAAACAGGCACCTTTATAGCTCCACTTGGATCTGGTGGACCAGGAGGACTTCCAGTGCCTTACCTTGTAATCGCTAATAAAGCGGATCTTGTTCCTAGAGATGGCACTAGAGTCAGAAATGGAAGTATTGTTGATGTTGCTCGTCAATGGATTGAGAAGAGAGGTCTTCTTCCTAGCAGTGAAGAACTTCCACTCACAGATAGCTTTCCTGGGAACTCTGGTCTAAACTCG GCTGCCAAAGAAGCAAGATATGACAAAGAAGCTGTGATCAAGTTTTTCCGCATG TTGATCAGGAGAAGATACTTTTCGAATGAGCCTGCTGCCCCAAGTCCGTGGTCTCTTACTCCGCGGGAAGATAGTGTCCTCCCTGTAGCGACTCTCAAAGATGATGCTGATACCTTTCAAAGGAAAAG CTATAGTGGGGAGGACTACACGTTCAATGGAGTATTGCCACTGCCAGCACAGAGGAACCTTCCACCGCCGCCAACTCCCGACCCACAACCGCCAGTGTTTTCTTCAGATAACTACAGATATCACAGATACTCCTCGCCATCGCTTACTGAGATAAGCAGCAATAGAACAAGCCGTGAAAAATTTAATGTATAA
- the LOC124653493 gene encoding cell cycle checkpoint protein RAD17-like isoform X1: MLSEDFSECLTDLGMSGSMRQTEELWVDKYKPQSLAELAVHKKKVEDVKKWLEEKLEAPKGTFGGLSLVLTGQAGVGKSATVKAIAAEIGADLCEWTTPVPTLWAEHVHANSGLQYVSKLEEFENFVEKIRKYSLLSLASTGNHRKLIIILIDDIPVSSGKASMARLGKCLTGLIQSTQIPTVISLTHYHKSEANDTSMWNSEELESLLHGAGAHKIVFNPVTVSSIKKILSRICKQESSGTTEEIVHQIAASSGGDIRHAIMSLQYYCLNPRKLKSALAKNATLLDLKDCGTLAPGQDCYSLSSAKSSPCGRDETLTLFHALGKFLHNKRETDGDVNNDLESFSLKEKLRRNPLKMDVPEMILSQAHGKVRTVADFLYENALDFIDDDAIDDAWVVMSYLSDADCLLAGSPITSARWIVNESNESDSMSQLIAASVAARGVLFGNAHASPSRWHTIRSPKVWQIERTFRSTKDQIFTERFDCSSTSGSRNFSDVVTDFRPFERWIRPCSDIPRSNSSHHHFEGRPNLIGKLDGEGNNSEEEEDAIEDC, translated from the exons GTCGAAGATGTAAAGAAATGGCTGGAAGAGAAGTTGGAGGCACCAAAG GGAACATTTGGAGGGTTGAGTCTTGTCCTTACTGGCCAGGCTGGTGTTGGAAAATCT GCAACTGTCAAAGCGATTGCTGCTGAGATAGGAGCTGACTTATGTGAGTGGACAACCCCAGTACCAACACTGTGGGCTGAGCATGTGCATGCTAATTCAG GACTTCAGTATGTATCCAAGTTGGAAGAATTTGAAAACTTTGTGGAGAAGATAAGGAAATACTCATTGCTTTCTCTGGCAAGCACTGGAAACCATAGAAAGCTTATTATCATTCTGATTGATGACATCCCTGTATCAAGTGGAAAGGCTTCTATGGCAAGATTGGGGAAATGTTTAACAGGTCTAATTCAAAGTACACAAATACCAACTGTCATTTCACTGACTCACTATCACAAAAGTGAGGCTAATGATACATCAATGTGGAACTCTGAGGAACTTGAGTCCTTACTTCATGGTGCTGGTGCTCATAAG ATTGTTTTCAATCCGGTAACTGTAAGCTCTATCAAGAAAATTCTTTCTAGAATATGCAAACAAGAAAGCTCTGGCACAACTGAAGAAATAGTGCATCAAATAGCTGCATCTAGTGGAGGTGATATCAGACATGCGATAATGTCTCTTCAGTACTACTGTCTTAATCCAAGAAAGCTAAAGTCTGCATTGGCAAAAAATGCTACTCTGTTGGATTTAAAGGATTGTGGTACTCTAGCCCCAGGGCAGGATTGTTACAGCCTCAGCTCTGCAAAATCTTCTCCGTGTGGAAGGGATGAGACACTTACATTATTTCATGCATTAGGGAAGTTTTTGCACAATAAAAGGGAAACCGATGGTGATGTCAATAACG ATCTTGAATCATTTTCGCTCAAAGAAAAGCTAAGAAGAAATCCACTAAAAATGGATGTTCCAGAGATGATTCTTTCTCAAGCACATGGAAAAGTACGGACTGTTGCTGACTTTCTATATGAAAatg CTCTTGATTTCATCGACGATGATGCTATTGATGACGCATGGGTTGTGATGTCATATTTGAGCGATGCAGACTGCCTCCTTGCTGGTAGTCCAATCACATCTGCTCGTTGGATTGTGAATGAATCAAACGAGTCAGACAGCATGTCACAACTTATTGCTGCATCAGTTGCAGCACGAGGAGTTCTTTTTGGCAATGCACATGCCTCACCCTCAAG ATGGCATACAATCCGTAGCCCGAAGGTTTGGCAAATCGAGAGAACATTTCGATCCACAAAG GATCAGATTTTTACAGAGAGATTTGATTGTTCAAGTACGTCTGGTTCTCGCAACTTCTCCGACGTAGTCACCGACTTCAGGCCTTTTGAGAGATGGATACGCCCTTGCAGTGATATCCCTAGGAGCAACTCCTCGCACCATCATTTCGAAGGTCGTCCAAACTTGATTGGTAAACTTGATGGGGAAGGAAACaacagcgaggaggaggaagacgcgatAGAAGATTGTTAA
- the LOC124653493 gene encoding cell cycle checkpoint protein RAD17-like isoform X2 → MRQTEELWVDKYKPQSLAELAVHKKKVEDVKKWLEEKLEAPKGTFGGLSLVLTGQAGVGKSATVKAIAAEIGADLCEWTTPVPTLWAEHVHANSGLQYVSKLEEFENFVEKIRKYSLLSLASTGNHRKLIIILIDDIPVSSGKASMARLGKCLTGLIQSTQIPTVISLTHYHKSEANDTSMWNSEELESLLHGAGAHKIVFNPVTVSSIKKILSRICKQESSGTTEEIVHQIAASSGGDIRHAIMSLQYYCLNPRKLKSALAKNATLLDLKDCGTLAPGQDCYSLSSAKSSPCGRDETLTLFHALGKFLHNKRETDGDVNNDLESFSLKEKLRRNPLKMDVPEMILSQAHGKVRTVADFLYENALDFIDDDAIDDAWVVMSYLSDADCLLAGSPITSARWIVNESNESDSMSQLIAASVAARGVLFGNAHASPSRWHTIRSPKVWQIERTFRSTKDQIFTERFDCSSTSGSRNFSDVVTDFRPFERWIRPCSDIPRSNSSHHHFEGRPNLIGKLDGEGNNSEEEEDAIEDC, encoded by the exons GTCGAAGATGTAAAGAAATGGCTGGAAGAGAAGTTGGAGGCACCAAAG GGAACATTTGGAGGGTTGAGTCTTGTCCTTACTGGCCAGGCTGGTGTTGGAAAATCT GCAACTGTCAAAGCGATTGCTGCTGAGATAGGAGCTGACTTATGTGAGTGGACAACCCCAGTACCAACACTGTGGGCTGAGCATGTGCATGCTAATTCAG GACTTCAGTATGTATCCAAGTTGGAAGAATTTGAAAACTTTGTGGAGAAGATAAGGAAATACTCATTGCTTTCTCTGGCAAGCACTGGAAACCATAGAAAGCTTATTATCATTCTGATTGATGACATCCCTGTATCAAGTGGAAAGGCTTCTATGGCAAGATTGGGGAAATGTTTAACAGGTCTAATTCAAAGTACACAAATACCAACTGTCATTTCACTGACTCACTATCACAAAAGTGAGGCTAATGATACATCAATGTGGAACTCTGAGGAACTTGAGTCCTTACTTCATGGTGCTGGTGCTCATAAG ATTGTTTTCAATCCGGTAACTGTAAGCTCTATCAAGAAAATTCTTTCTAGAATATGCAAACAAGAAAGCTCTGGCACAACTGAAGAAATAGTGCATCAAATAGCTGCATCTAGTGGAGGTGATATCAGACATGCGATAATGTCTCTTCAGTACTACTGTCTTAATCCAAGAAAGCTAAAGTCTGCATTGGCAAAAAATGCTACTCTGTTGGATTTAAAGGATTGTGGTACTCTAGCCCCAGGGCAGGATTGTTACAGCCTCAGCTCTGCAAAATCTTCTCCGTGTGGAAGGGATGAGACACTTACATTATTTCATGCATTAGGGAAGTTTTTGCACAATAAAAGGGAAACCGATGGTGATGTCAATAACG ATCTTGAATCATTTTCGCTCAAAGAAAAGCTAAGAAGAAATCCACTAAAAATGGATGTTCCAGAGATGATTCTTTCTCAAGCACATGGAAAAGTACGGACTGTTGCTGACTTTCTATATGAAAatg CTCTTGATTTCATCGACGATGATGCTATTGATGACGCATGGGTTGTGATGTCATATTTGAGCGATGCAGACTGCCTCCTTGCTGGTAGTCCAATCACATCTGCTCGTTGGATTGTGAATGAATCAAACGAGTCAGACAGCATGTCACAACTTATTGCTGCATCAGTTGCAGCACGAGGAGTTCTTTTTGGCAATGCACATGCCTCACCCTCAAG ATGGCATACAATCCGTAGCCCGAAGGTTTGGCAAATCGAGAGAACATTTCGATCCACAAAG GATCAGATTTTTACAGAGAGATTTGATTGTTCAAGTACGTCTGGTTCTCGCAACTTCTCCGACGTAGTCACCGACTTCAGGCCTTTTGAGAGATGGATACGCCCTTGCAGTGATATCCCTAGGAGCAACTCCTCGCACCATCATTTCGAAGGTCGTCCAAACTTGATTGGTAAACTTGATGGGGAAGGAAACaacagcgaggaggaggaagacgcgatAGAAGATTGTTAA